A window of the Gossypium hirsutum isolate 1008001.06 chromosome A03, Gossypium_hirsutum_v2.1, whole genome shotgun sequence genome harbors these coding sequences:
- the LOC107944792 gene encoding SNF1-related protein kinase regulatory subunit beta-2, with protein sequence MGNVNGREDGNNSPSGIEEEETRANSALEAMAAPMGHSPPQSPTSTHSPLMFTPQVPVVPLQRPDEMHGSSPSWMQSAIGYEDGCTEKGIPTMITWGYGGKEVAVEGSWDNWKTRIPLQRCGKDFTIMKVLPSGVYQYRFIVDGQWRYAPDLPWAQDGTGNANNILDLQVNLLSLSWYGIRSFRISNYLFSLNTRAFCKYISVPVFHSSA encoded by the exons atggggaATGTGAATGGAAGAGAAGATGGGAATAATAGCCCATCAgggattgaagaagaagaaacaagggCTAACAGTGCTCTTGAAGCTATGGCGGCACCTATGGGTCACTCACCTCCACAAAGTCCCACATCAACACATTCTCCTCTCATGTTTACTCCTCAG GTTCCAGTTGTTCCTTTACAAAGACCTGATGAGATGCACGGATCAAGCCCATCGTGGATGCAGTCTGCAATTGGATACGAAGATGGCTGCACCGAGAAGGGAATTCCAACAATGATTACATGGGGCTATGGTGGCAAAGAAGTAGCCGTTGAGGGATCATGGGATAATTGGAAGACAAG AATCCCTTTGCAGAGATGTGGAAAAGACTTCACTATTATGAAAGTGTTACCATCAGGTGTTTACCAGTATAGGTTCATTGTCGATGGACAATGGAGGTATGCCCCTGACTTGCCATGGGCTCAAGACGGCACAGGCAATGCTAACAACATTTTGGACTTGCAGGTAAATTTATTGTCTTTATCTTGGTATGGTATTCGTAGTTTTAGGATTTCCAACTATTTGTTTTCATTGA